TCATCATCTTTCTGTTCCAATCTCAGTCTTCTTAGGGAATCAAGATATTTTTGTAcatgtttttcccttctctacAGAAGGGAataggagggagagagagatgcAAAGTCAGAATTTAAGCAAAAGGAACGAAACAGGCTGGACAACAAGAAAATATAGCCCTGATGGAGTGAATTAATGGCAATGGAAACCCCCCTGCTTCAGCACAGCTGTCCTGATGTCAGGGTCACTCGTCCTTATGACAACATTCTCCTCCTCCACACGATCCTCACTTCTTTGCTTGGAAGATGAGCCAATATTTCCACTGTAAGGCTAACAGAGCACGTTCATGGTTTTCACCCTCTTCCTACTGCAGACCAGGCTCTGGGCACCATGTCAAGCCATCTGCTAAGGAAGGGTGGTAAGGGTGGAAACGCCAATCTGCCTCCCCAATGAGCTGAATCAATCCAATACAGCGACAGGCCAGACCCTTCAGTGGCAAGCTCCGTGTGGACACGGGCCCACCAGCTGCAAGTAACATCACCCTACGTCCCCTCTCATTTGCATGGCCCAGCCTGGAAGTGTGGGCTACACATGCTGTCTGGATTACGTGATTATcccagaacagttttttttggCCCCAGGGGGAGTCTGCCCATGGCCCCTTTCTCTGTGAGTTCCCTCTCAACTTAAGAGCAGGCAGGTGGGTCCCATGCTTTGACATGCTTTGTGTTTCCCCACAACACCCATCGCTGACTCAGCTTtgcccttctcctctcctttcccccatGGCAAGAAGGGATAGCCAGCATGTGTAAACAGCAGCCCTGCAACAGGCTACGGAGGCAGCTGAAGAGACACACAACAGTTCTGTGTGTCACACTCTGTTATGCGGAGATGATGCTCTCCCTGAACCTCTCCTATGCATTCCCCAAAATGTCATCCATGCCAAGACAGATCACAGCTTATGGATCTCACCATTTCCTGAAAACATACACACCCAAGCCCAGCCTatgcccccttccctcccaaTACTGGTAACAAACATCCACGTGCATACCAAAACCATGCATGTTAGCACTCATGCACATAGGAAACCATGCACTTGTAAACATACACTCCCACCATCTGATTTAATCCCCTGCAGCTTATCCCAGCCCCGAAAGAAGCACATACGGCAGGGAAGATGCTTCAGCTCCAGTTGGCCAAGCCAGTGCAGCGTTGAGTGGGCAGGGGTGaaaaaggagttaaaaaaaaaaaaaaggtcagctttctcctctgcttcccaTCTGCTTGCCTGCTTGCTCCAGGACTGGCAAAGCATCAGGCCAAGACACAGCCCAGGACAGACGCATTAAGTTTGTGGGAGGAGGCTGTGTACTGGGGAGAACACCGTGGAAGCAAAGGTTTCACCTTCCCCCAAGTACTTTGAATATAGaggtatataaaaaaataaatgcatattgAGATGCTTTTGCACATTCACTCATCCAAAAAAATGCCTGTGACACACACCTACACACATGACCACTCACATCAGTTTGTGCCTGCTGACTCACACGCTCACTGAATAGCCCAAACTCACATCTGTGCTTGCTCCGATCCACAGCAAACGAGGATGGATGGGAACAGCTGCCCTCTCTCCCCAGCAgacctccccagcctcccctggAGGAAAACCCACCAGCTGGATGCAGAGATtctccccagccagcaggaAGGGTCCAGGAGATGAAGGGAAATCTTTATGCTACTGTCAGGGTAGGTCCTgcacctctcccctcctcctgcccaggccTCCCTTCAGCTGACCGAGGAATTTGTGTCCCCAGGCATTACCccagggagaagggaggaagggagagcagAGACCATGGAGAAATGGCACACCCCACctggaatataaaaaaaaaaaaaagaaacagacaaaagacACCCGACTCTTTCCCTTTGTTGTAAAGTTCTGATTTCCCACATGAGTCCCAGTGGTCTCACCCAGCCCCCTCCGCTTTTCGGTACGGGTTCTCCAACAAGTAGTGGAATCGCTGGTAGTTCTTGAGCAGATACTTGGGAGCATACATGTGCTCCTTAGGGTCAGCAGGGGGATACTCCTGCGTAGTACCATCAAACCACCCACCAGTCCGGATCAGCTCCCGGATATAATTGAGGTCTCGTTTATCCTCGTAGTCACCCCAGCGGGGGAAGTCCCCATTCTGGGCTGACACCAGTTTGAAGTAGATCCCTTCTGGGGTGAAACACCAGGAGCAGTGCCAGCCAGCAAAGTGGAGGGGGCTGCCCAGCGACCACTGCACCAGGATGTGTCCTGTACTGTTCTCATACTGCCGAAAGCCAGGCATGGTGTAGTATTCGCGGCGCCGCAGACGGATGCCGTCAGTAGCGTAGacagcctgcagcatccccatAGTGCAGCCTGAGACCACCTCCAAGGTGCCTGGTTGCTTCCAGAAGAAGCCATAGAGAGACTTGCGCATGTGAAAGGCAAAGGGCTCCGTCCAGCCGTCATAGAGCTTGAGGAAGAGGACACCATCACGGGCTGGGATCTCATCGGCATCATCAATGATGAAGACATCATCTGGGCGCAGGTTGCGGAGGCGAGAGACGCCGTCCCGGGTGAGAAAGGTGCGCAGGTAATCGTCAGCGATCCAGCCATCCTGGCGGCCACCGGCGGGGAAGTGGTCCAGGAAGACGTAGAGCACCTTGTGGCGGATGTAGTCGTAGGAGCCATTGAGGAGCATCTCGCGGAACTTGAGGGGCCGCGGCTCTCCGTAGGCCGTGAAGTTCGACTCGCACACCACAAAGACGTCCACCACGTCTCCCAGCTCGTGGAAGCGGACGTCCAGCAGGTCAAACTCATGGTTGATGTTGATAGCGTTGATGACCCGCCGGGGGGTCTCCCGCGGCACCAGGCGGTCCTTGGTGGGCAGGTTGGAGTACTGGACCACGGTGGGAACACCACAGCTGGGGCCATGCCAGCCCGGCAAGCACATACACTCCACCCACTTGCGCCTCTTGGTCTGGGAGCTTAGTGGCTTGCGAGCGGGCCGCCCCGAGGCCACGCCATCCGCTCGCTCCTCCGGCCGCCCTCCCGTGGGTGGCTTCTCCAACACCTTGGTGCCTGGTTTAAAGCAGACGCCGCCGGCTTTGGTGCGGACAAAGTATTCTGTTGTGTCTTCTGGCAGCACAAAGTTGGCCTTGTGCAGCTCTTCACTGGCTCTGCTgggaggcaggggctggagcaagGGCGAGTGGGAGTACAGGGGTGTGCGGAGCAGCTCTGCGCCCCCTGGCTCAGGGCTAACCTGAGGCGTGACGGGGGCATTGTTCCAGAAGAAGCTGGAGACAAGGTTGGGACTAAGTGAAGCCAGGTCCCGGGGGAAGGTGACATAGGAAAGGGCCTTCAGGAAGTGCAAGAAGGAGATGAGGCAGAGACCAGCCATGCAGAGAGTCAGAAAGAGCTTATGGCGTCTCATCTTCATCCTGTGGAAAAGCCACAAAAAGGAAAGTCATGGTCAGTAGTTACCGGGGTGCAAAATGTTTATCATTCATAGTAAGACAGGTTGGGGATGacagaaagcaaatacaaaacatctcccccctccctctgccaACTTCAGTGGGCCTCTTGCCTTGTCTGAGTTATGCCAAGTTGAGTCTCTTCTAGATCGGTTACAGTCCTATAATATCATAAAGACAGGAAAGGTGCTGGTGATGGGGTAGAGAGACAGgaaattcaggaaaacaagaattCACAATCTAGTGAACTCACCACACTTGGCAGATTTGTCCCGGTTCATtgacagaaacaaatgcaggCCTTCTCAGGCCTTCGATCACCAGAAGGTCAGGGGAAGATaaagagagagcagagagcaaaagGGATGAGAGGGAGTAGAGGGTAACACAGTTGAAACTCAGCCAGCATAAGAGAGGCTGTCTCAAGGGACTAAGATCATTAGCCAGGCTGCCAAGACCAGGAAAACACCTACACTCGCCAGACCTCTCCAATGTTTGCTCACAACACACACCCTAAAAAATCCTTGTTCCTAGGAAATGCTAGCTGAGTCCATATAGggaacagagaagggaaaaaaaataaaggattgtCGCTTTtactctcctctcctttctcaaGTCCACTACGTCTCCAGATGTctccctttgcttttcattttcgATGGGCCAGATGGTAAGTTTTTCTGCATCTGGATCAAGGAGGCTATAAAAAAACACCTCACTGTCTCTGCTGGTAATACAGTGCTATCATGATTGATCCATGTCAAGCCAGCAAGAAGCCAGTGGTGCTCAGCCCTTTGAACAGCAAGAAATACAACCTTCATCCTCTCCCTACACCAcctcccttcctccagcccaTGCCGCGAGTGTGGAGCTGCTGTCAGGCAGAAAAATGATTGAATACGACAAttcagaaaaattacaaaaaaaaaaagaaaaaggaaaaaaataacctcacTCAATAGTTCACCACGGAGAACAAGGAAAGGCATTTGCATTCTGCTGTTTAGGGAAGGCTGGGATGAAGACAGGCAGGAGAACAAGGCAGGAGAACAAGGCAACCTAAATGCCCTACGCAAAGCAGAGGCTACCTCTCCCCTCAGAAGCCCCTCAGAAGCACGAAACTCCCTATGTGGAGGCAGGCAAAGCTCCCTCCATACCCAGAAAACCCACCAGTCATTCTTCAATATGACGTGCTCCTCTACAGCAGTTCCCCACCACAGTCCTGCGCCCACACGCACACCTCAGCACCTCCTTCCAAGGCCAAAGGTCCACACGATGTGTACACCATACTCCATGCCATCACTTACAAACCCTGCATGGCACCCAGAGGCAGACCAAGCACCCAGCCCTAAGCCAGGGTGCTCCCCTTGCCCCCTCTGGGACTCCCTACAGCCCACATGTGTCCTGGGTGGGAATGGTGGGGAGAAGTGCCTGGCCCGCTCCTGCTGTGTGCAAGGGGAGCAAGTGAAGTACAGCAAGGCGCGTTTACTGATTAACTTGGGGAGAATTTAATGCTGAAGTGAAAAGCCATAAATTAGACAAATGGCAACTGCCCAAAGGAAAACATATCTGGGCTCCCAACCAAGGGCTCCAACATAGACTTTGATAGAGGGGTTGTCCATATTGATACCTTTCAGCTCAGCAGCAAGCCTTTCTAGATACTTCACAGTTGCTTTTTTAGTGCGAAAAGGCCATTCACTGGTGCCGCCCCGTGCTTAGGCAGTGGCATGAGGACTCCCATGTTAACGTGGTTGTTTCAGTGTGAGAGTGGGAAATGCAAGCCTGAAGCCTGCACAAAAGTTACAGCTTTGCTATTTCTTAATGTTTGTTATGGCTTCTGATAGATTTCGACACAGCACAGGGTGGCTGAAGGGCAGGATCCTGGCTTGCTGCACCCCAGGAAACCATCTTGTGaggcctggggcaggaggaagaaatggtGCCTCTCCTCACGGGGTCCCACTGGGGCAAATCCTCACTACCTCCCGCACCCACCCaccacagcccagctcctgggcagcCACCTCTGTGGTGGCCCAGCCACGGAGGGCCTGGCTGTTCCCTTGTTCAAAGCTTGTGCTCGCTGTCAGGCATTCTTCAAGGGGGTGAACTGAGGCTGCAGACACCCCACAAGACCATTTAATTGTGCCcagggtatttttcttttcaaggctCAGTTGTCTTTCTGGAGCAGTGAGATCACTCACAGAGTCAAGGAGCATCCAGCACCTCTTCCTTGCACATCACCAATTTTGCTGTCCCGAGGTGTGgggaagaagctgaaaagacTAAGTGAGCAGATGCTGCTAGGAGAAGACATCCCTTGCTGGTACATTAGTGCAGTTCTCTCCGATTGGGTATCCTGTGCTTCCTCTGAGGCATTACCTCAAGACATCATGTTGCTGAGGCTCAGGCAAGAAGAGCTGGCCTGCTCCATTAAGGCAATCCCAGTGGCTGCCAGTTAGTGCCGGCTTCACTCCAGTTCCTGTGGGACACACAGATGCATGGCAGCCAGCATCCTCTGGGCTGGACCAGC
The nucleotide sequence above comes from Oxyura jamaicensis isolate SHBP4307 breed ruddy duck chromosome 1, BPBGC_Ojam_1.0, whole genome shotgun sequence. Encoded proteins:
- the MGAT3 gene encoding beta-1,4-mannosyl-glycoprotein 4-beta-N-acetylglucosaminyltransferase isoform X2; this encodes MHLGACGSWKRMKMRRHKLFLTLCMAGLCLISFLHFLKALSYVTFPRDLASLSPNLVSSFFWNNAPVTPQVSPEPGGAELLRTPLYSHSPLLQPLPPSRASEELHKANFVLPEDTTEYFVRTKAGGVCFKPGTKVLEKPPTGGRPEERADGVASGRPARKPLSSQTKRRKWVECMCLPGWHGPSCGVPTVVQYSNLPTKDRLVPRETPRRVINAININHEFDLLDVRFHELGDVVDVFVVCESNFTAYGEPRPLKFREMLLNGSYDYIRHKVLYVFLDHFPAGGRQDGWIADDYLRTFLTRDGVSRLRNLRPDDVFIIDDADEIPARDGVLFLKLYDGWTEPFAFHMRKSLYGFFWKQPGTLEVVSGCTMGMLQAVYATDGIRLRRREYYTMPGFRQYENSTGHILVQWSLGSPLHFAGWHCSWCFTPEGIYFKLVSAQNGDFPRWGDYEDKRDLNYIRELIRTGGWFDGTTQEYPPADPKEHMYAPKYLLKNYQRFHYLLENPYRKAEGAG
- the MGAT3 gene encoding beta-1,4-mannosyl-glycoprotein 4-beta-N-acetylglucosaminyltransferase isoform X3; this translates as MKMRRHKLFLTLCMAGLCLISFLHFLKALSYVTFPRDLASLSPNLVSSFFWNNAPVTPQVSPEPGGAELLRTPLYSHSPLLQPLPPSRASEELHKANFVLPEDTTEYFVRTKAGGVCFKPGTKVLEKPPTGGRPEERADGVASGRPARKPLSSQTKRRKWVECMCLPGWHGPSCGVPTVVQYSNLPTKDRLVPRETPRRVINAININHEFDLLDVRFHELGDVVDVFVVCESNFTAYGEPRPLKFREMLLNGSYDYIRHKVLYVFLDHFPAGGRQDGWIADDYLRTFLTRDGVSRLRNLRPDDVFIIDDADEIPARDGVLFLKLYDGWTEPFAFHMRKSLYGFFWKQPGTLEVVSGCTMGMLQAVYATDGIRLRRREYYTMPGFRQYENSTGHILVQWSLGSPLHFAGWHCSWCFTPEGIYFKLVSAQNGDFPRWGDYEDKRDLNYIRELIRTGGWFDGTTQEYPPADPKEHMYAPKYLLKNYQRFHYLLENPYRKAEGAG
- the MGAT3 gene encoding beta-1,4-mannosyl-glycoprotein 4-beta-N-acetylglucosaminyltransferase isoform X1, encoding MPGGRRRGRGRAAASPRRGPGGHRRCAGRGMKMRRHKLFLTLCMAGLCLISFLHFLKALSYVTFPRDLASLSPNLVSSFFWNNAPVTPQVSPEPGGAELLRTPLYSHSPLLQPLPPSRASEELHKANFVLPEDTTEYFVRTKAGGVCFKPGTKVLEKPPTGGRPEERADGVASGRPARKPLSSQTKRRKWVECMCLPGWHGPSCGVPTVVQYSNLPTKDRLVPRETPRRVINAININHEFDLLDVRFHELGDVVDVFVVCESNFTAYGEPRPLKFREMLLNGSYDYIRHKVLYVFLDHFPAGGRQDGWIADDYLRTFLTRDGVSRLRNLRPDDVFIIDDADEIPARDGVLFLKLYDGWTEPFAFHMRKSLYGFFWKQPGTLEVVSGCTMGMLQAVYATDGIRLRRREYYTMPGFRQYENSTGHILVQWSLGSPLHFAGWHCSWCFTPEGIYFKLVSAQNGDFPRWGDYEDKRDLNYIRELIRTGGWFDGTTQEYPPADPKEHMYAPKYLLKNYQRFHYLLENPYRKAEGAG